From a single Shewanella donghaensis genomic region:
- a CDS encoding aldehyde dehydrogenase family protein, producing the protein MNQLDVLNPSTGEVIGQVAFSNWDQLDQYLQQAHETFADKSQRTPAHERTAILKRCAQLMKEQQDDFAMLIATEGGKPLKDAYVEVIRAIDGVELCANELHNLKGEQIPMDLTAAGAGRMAFTYREPIGPVVAVSAFNHPLNLIVHQVAPAIAVNCPILIKPANDTPLSAQKFVELLYQAGLDQKWCRFFVAENEDTERVVTDPRTAFFSFIGSSKVGWYLRSQLAPGTRCALEHGGAAPVIIDDTVDIDAILPAIVKGGFYHSGQVCVSVQRIYITNNTIDVFAKKLVEQVNLLVVGDAREADTECGPLIRPAECQRVADWVDEARNAGAQILTGGKKLSQTHYEPTVILNPNDDLKVSAMEIFGPVVCLYGVDNLKSAYKRANNVPYSFQASVFSNSLETVLHAQHELDASTVLINDHTAFRVDWMPFAGRKQSGYGVGGIPYTMRDLTEEKMVIMKLPTS; encoded by the coding sequence ATGAATCAATTGGATGTCCTAAATCCTTCAACGGGTGAAGTCATTGGTCAAGTTGCATTTTCTAATTGGGATCAATTAGATCAATACTTGCAGCAAGCTCACGAAACTTTTGCAGACAAGTCACAACGCACACCCGCACATGAACGTACTGCGATACTTAAACGTTGCGCTCAATTGATGAAAGAGCAACAAGATGATTTCGCCATGCTTATTGCAACCGAAGGCGGTAAACCGCTAAAAGATGCATATGTTGAAGTGATACGAGCCATTGATGGTGTTGAATTATGTGCCAATGAACTACACAATCTCAAAGGTGAGCAAATCCCTATGGATCTCACTGCCGCAGGCGCAGGTCGAATGGCATTTACTTATCGTGAACCTATTGGACCAGTGGTCGCCGTATCGGCATTTAATCATCCATTAAACTTGATAGTGCATCAGGTAGCACCTGCTATTGCCGTTAACTGCCCTATTCTAATTAAGCCTGCCAACGATACCCCATTAAGTGCACAAAAATTTGTTGAGCTACTTTACCAGGCCGGACTAGATCAAAAATGGTGTCGTTTTTTTGTTGCTGAAAATGAAGATACTGAGCGAGTAGTAACCGATCCTAGAACCGCATTTTTCTCGTTTATTGGTTCATCAAAAGTGGGCTGGTATTTACGCAGTCAATTAGCACCCGGAACACGATGCGCCTTAGAGCATGGCGGCGCCGCACCGGTCATTATTGATGACACTGTTGACATTGATGCTATTTTACCCGCAATTGTAAAAGGAGGCTTTTACCACTCTGGTCAAGTTTGCGTATCAGTACAGCGCATATATATTACCAACAATACCATTGATGTTTTTGCAAAGAAGCTTGTTGAGCAAGTGAATCTATTAGTGGTTGGTGACGCGAGAGAGGCGGATACAGAATGTGGTCCATTGATTCGACCAGCAGAATGCCAAAGAGTGGCGGATTGGGTTGATGAAGCAAGAAACGCAGGCGCACAGATATTAACTGGCGGTAAAAAACTATCACAAACCCACTATGAACCCACAGTGATATTAAACCCAAATGACGACTTGAAAGTATCAGCAATGGAAATATTTGGTCCAGTAGTGTGCTTATATGGTGTTGATAACCTTAAGTCAGCTTATAAACGGGCAAATAACGTCCCTTACTCTTTCCAAGCTTCTGTCTTTAGTAATTCGTTAGAAACTGTTTTACATGCCCAACATGAGCTAGACGCGTCTACAGTATTAATCAACGACCATACTGCCTTTAGGGTCGACTGGATGCCATTTGCAGGTCGAAAGCAATCAGGTTATGGCGTCGGTGGAATACCATACACAATGCGAGATTTAACCGAAGAAAAAATGGTAATCATGAAGTTACCGACAAGCTAA